A genomic stretch from Pararhizobium sp. IMCC21322 includes:
- a CDS encoding Gfo/Idh/MocA family protein encodes MTDPIRFAAIGLDHRHIYGMVQNMLDVGCEFAGWWTDGEPPTLQGFTKRFPDAKRFSDRSGLLDDPSIDLFLIAAVPADRAALAVEAMRHGKDVMLDKPGCISLDQLADIKAAVAETGRIWSVDFSERFEVASVTRAAELVQAGAIGRVVQTVGLGPHRLNRPTRPEWFFQREKYGGILCDIASHQIDQFLYFTGSDDAEVTLASAANYANLDDPGLQDFGEIALRSANGHGYIRVDWYTPDALPNWGDGRLTLLGTEGYIELRKYVDVARDDGIDHLYLVNGSRCEKIDCSDAGYPYFQNLANDIRDRTETAMPQAHAFKVMELALKAQLMADTALPFAASDSRT; translated from the coding sequence ATGACTGATCCCATTCGATTTGCGGCCATCGGGCTGGATCATCGGCACATTTACGGCATGGTACAGAACATGCTTGATGTTGGCTGTGAATTTGCTGGCTGGTGGACCGATGGCGAACCGCCGACCCTGCAGGGTTTCACCAAGCGCTTTCCTGACGCAAAACGCTTTTCTGACCGCTCGGGGTTGTTGGATGATCCCTCGATTGACCTGTTCCTGATTGCAGCGGTTCCGGCAGATCGCGCGGCACTGGCTGTTGAAGCAATGCGCCACGGCAAGGATGTGATGCTCGACAAACCGGGCTGCATCAGTCTGGATCAGCTTGCCGATATCAAGGCCGCTGTGGCGGAGACAGGGCGTATCTGGTCGGTGGATTTTTCAGAACGATTCGAGGTTGCCAGCGTTACCAGGGCTGCAGAACTGGTGCAAGCTGGAGCCATTGGCCGGGTTGTGCAGACGGTCGGGCTGGGGCCGCACAGGCTTAATCGGCCAACACGGCCAGAGTGGTTTTTTCAGCGTGAGAAATATGGCGGCATTTTGTGCGATATCGCGTCGCATCAGATTGACCAGTTTTTGTATTTTACCGGCTCGGACGATGCTGAGGTAACGCTTGCCTCGGCGGCCAATTACGCAAATCTGGATGATCCGGGTCTTCAGGACTTTGGCGAGATTGCGCTGCGTAGCGCCAATGGTCATGGCTATATTCGCGTGGACTGGTACACGCCGGATGCGTTGCCGAATTGGGGCGATGGACGGCTGACCCTTCTGGGGACCGAGGGCTACATTGAATTGCGCAAATATGTCGATGTTGCGCGGGATGACGGGATTGACCACCTCTATCTGGTGAATGGAAGCCGATGCGAGAAAATCGACTGTTCCGATGCGGGCTATCCCTATTTCCAGAACCTGGCCAATGACATTCGTGACCGGACTGAAACAGCCATGCCGCAGGCCCATGCCTTCAAGGTTATGGAACTGGCTTTGAAGGCTCAATTGATGGCTGATACCGCGCTGCCCTTCGCAGCATCAGATTCCCGAACATAA
- a CDS encoding Gfo/Idh/MocA family protein translates to MNLAMIGLGMVAATHLNAIKASTKGLTLRGVCSRDASKAAAFIKEHMPDAVERVRVYTSVDEIAGDAAIDFVIVATPPNARADIIGKLVAAGKHILLEKPIERDWKAASAIVEQCEAAGVTLGIVFQHRAREVSQKLRALLGSGETGPIRVAEIAVPWWRAQSYYDEPGRGTYARDGGGVLISQAIHTMDLALSFTGAVKKVQAMARTSALHRMEAEDFVTAGLDFESGAIGSLTASTASYPGSAESITLHCEHVSVCLKSGKLDLHWQDGRTETIGEDMASGGGADPMAFTHEWHQAVIEDFADAIRSGRPPIAPGREALAVHRLIDALALSSRTERAVTLSELDKTHD, encoded by the coding sequence ATGAATTTGGCCATGATCGGTCTGGGTATGGTGGCCGCGACGCATCTGAATGCCATCAAAGCAAGTACCAAGGGTCTGACGCTGCGCGGTGTTTGCAGCCGCGATGCCAGCAAGGCTGCTGCTTTCATCAAAGAGCATATGCCAGACGCTGTGGAGCGCGTGCGCGTTTACACCTCCGTTGACGAGATCGCCGGAGATGCCGCGATTGACTTTGTCATTGTGGCGACACCGCCCAATGCAAGGGCGGATATCATTGGCAAGCTGGTTGCTGCTGGCAAACATATCCTGCTGGAAAAGCCTATCGAGCGGGACTGGAAAGCTGCCAGTGCGATTGTTGAGCAGTGTGAAGCTGCCGGTGTGACCCTTGGTATTGTGTTTCAGCACCGGGCGCGTGAGGTGTCGCAGAAGCTGCGGGCGCTTCTTGGTTCAGGTGAAACCGGACCGATCCGAGTTGCCGAAATTGCAGTGCCCTGGTGGCGTGCGCAATCCTATTATGATGAGCCGGGGCGGGGAACCTATGCGCGCGATGGCGGCGGTGTTCTGATTTCACAGGCGATCCATACGATGGATTTGGCCCTGTCCTTCACGGGTGCAGTCAAAAAAGTGCAGGCAATGGCACGTACCAGCGCGCTGCACAGGATGGAGGCAGAGGATTTCGTCACCGCCGGGCTGGATTTTGAAAGCGGGGCTATCGGATCATTGACGGCAAGCACGGCGTCTTATCCAGGATCGGCAGAATCCATCACCCTGCATTGTGAACATGTGTCTGTTTGCCTGAAATCGGGAAAGCTGGACTTGCATTGGCAGGATGGCCGCACAGAGACCATTGGCGAAGATATGGCCAGTGGTGGCGGTGCGGACCCAATGGCGTTTACCCATGAATGGCATCAGGCCGTGATTGAAGACTTTGCGGACGCGATCCGCTCCGGCAGGCCGCCGATAGCGCCCGGGCGCGAGGCGCTTGCGGTTCATCGCCTTATTGATGCGCTTGCTCTGTCATCACGCACAGAGCGGGCAGTTACTCTTTCCGAACTGGATAAAACTCATGACTGA
- a CDS encoding BadF/BadG/BcrA/BcrD ATPase family protein, translating to MAYFLGIDGGGTGCRALVCDEVGTFLGSGSAGSANIASDLKGARDNIILATQSAIEAAGLPADAIQNLSAYLGLAGANIDIAVAQLSELLPFADMRIVSDAAIALQGAIGSQDGAAAIIGTGSIFLQRKAGTFAPRGGWGFTVGDHASGARLGRSRLEASLLAHDGIRPQSPLTRTTMANFKNDPQKLVTFAQSASPADFGTFARDIFDFAERGDATAAVIISEAVQMIEDILQAMDLQAGEPFCMLGGLGPKYVPYLSATNRERVQPPLADAVSGAAALAVQHFSNVPNTHTA from the coding sequence GTGGCGTATTTTCTGGGAATTGACGGCGGCGGGACCGGATGCCGCGCGCTTGTCTGTGACGAGGTTGGCACATTTCTTGGGTCAGGCAGCGCAGGATCAGCCAACATCGCGTCCGACCTTAAAGGCGCACGCGACAACATCATTCTGGCAACCCAGTCAGCCATCGAGGCGGCAGGTCTTCCCGCAGACGCCATACAAAATCTCTCGGCCTATCTTGGTTTGGCCGGGGCCAATATCGACATCGCAGTGGCTCAATTGTCTGAGTTACTGCCTTTTGCTGATATGCGGATCGTCAGCGATGCTGCTATCGCATTGCAAGGTGCCATAGGATCGCAGGACGGTGCGGCGGCCATCATCGGCACCGGATCGATATTCCTGCAACGCAAGGCTGGAACATTCGCGCCGCGCGGCGGGTGGGGTTTCACCGTCGGCGACCACGCCAGTGGCGCACGGCTTGGCCGGTCACGGCTCGAAGCATCATTGCTGGCTCATGATGGCATCAGACCGCAATCACCATTGACGCGCACAACAATGGCCAATTTCAAAAATGATCCGCAAAAGCTGGTCACATTTGCACAATCAGCAAGCCCGGCCGATTTCGGTACCTTTGCGCGCGATATCTTTGACTTTGCCGAACGGGGTGATGCCACGGCTGCTGTAATTATCAGCGAAGCGGTCCAGATGATTGAAGACATTTTGCAGGCGATGGACCTTCAGGCCGGTGAACCATTTTGCATGCTGGGCGGTCTTGGTCCAAAATATGTGCCATATCTGAGCGCAACCAATCGCGAGCGGGTTCAGCCACCACTTGCAGATGCGGTCAGCGGCGCGGCAGCTTTAGCGGTCCAACACTTTAGCAATGTGCCAAACACGCATACGGCATAA
- a CDS encoding GntR family transcriptional regulator produces MAQQTEITAVAQPLNTQQPDKRFPEIDPAQPAGNQILNVLQAMILTMELPPGQALSEADIATKFGASRTPVREALQKLREAQLVTTQPSRGNFVTRLNRSKILEARFLREALEVAIVDRLCETGLSDAFTASLHDNLKRQKKAIKRRDTQEFSHLDDAFHLTLARATDYPRVADVLRREKILLDRLRVLALRSKSHQKSLLQDHQNMLATILEQDKNTAISLTRRHLNTVLDTLSALEQTHADYFEQDTTTRTVL; encoded by the coding sequence ATGGCGCAGCAAACTGAGATTACAGCGGTTGCACAGCCACTAAACACGCAGCAACCGGACAAGCGCTTCCCTGAAATCGATCCGGCACAACCTGCTGGAAACCAGATTTTGAACGTCCTGCAAGCCATGATCCTGACTATGGAACTGCCGCCGGGACAGGCCCTTTCAGAAGCGGATATCGCGACCAAATTCGGGGCCAGCCGCACACCGGTCCGCGAGGCATTACAGAAATTGCGTGAAGCCCAATTGGTCACCACACAGCCAAGCCGGGGCAACTTTGTGACAAGGCTCAACAGGAGTAAAATTCTGGAAGCGCGTTTTCTGCGGGAGGCCCTGGAAGTTGCCATTGTCGACCGTCTTTGTGAAACGGGTCTGTCAGACGCGTTTACAGCCAGCCTCCACGATAATCTGAAGCGCCAGAAAAAGGCAATCAAGCGCCGCGACACTCAGGAATTTAGCCATCTCGATGATGCATTTCATCTGACCCTTGCGCGAGCTACTGATTATCCCCGCGTTGCCGATGTTCTGAGACGGGAAAAAATTCTACTCGACCGGCTTCGGGTTTTGGCTTTGCGCAGCAAATCCCACCAGAAAAGCCTGCTTCAGGATCATCAGAACATGCTCGCCACAATTCTGGAACAGGACAAGAATACGGCAATCAGTTTGACCAGACGGCATTTGAATACAGTACTCGACACGCTGTCAGCTTTGGAGCAAACACATGCTGACTATTTTGAACAAGACACCACAACACGGACCGTTTTATGA
- a CDS encoding putative urea ABC transporter substrate-binding protein: protein MTNFKTFAKAKIFAKAMCVAGLLAVPTGMTKAVAEEKSEFSVCWSIYVGWMPWGYLADSGIMKKWADKYEISVDIVQINDYVESINQYTAGQFDGCSMTNMDALSIPAGGGVDTTALIVGDFSNGNDGIILKDATDLAAIKGQSVNLVELSVSHYLLARALDTVGLSERDLTVVNTSDADMIAAYATDDVTAIVTWNPLLSEIEAQANATKVFDSAGISGEIIDVMMVNTKTLADNPAFGKALTGAWYEVMALIASDSDEGKAARESMAVASGTDLAGYDAQLATTEMFFAPADAVSFTQSTDLPDTMKFVAEFLFDKGILGEGAPSAEFVGVAFPDGSVFGDGDNVKLRFDTSYMQMAADGAL from the coding sequence ATGACCAATTTCAAGACATTTGCCAAAGCCAAGATATTTGCCAAGGCAATGTGTGTGGCTGGCCTTTTGGCGGTGCCAACCGGCATGACCAAAGCTGTGGCGGAAGAAAAATCTGAATTCAGCGTTTGCTGGTCGATCTATGTTGGCTGGATGCCCTGGGGCTATCTGGCAGATTCCGGCATTATGAAAAAGTGGGCCGACAAGTACGAAATCAGCGTCGATATCGTCCAGATCAACGATTATGTGGAATCCATCAACCAGTATACCGCAGGACAATTTGACGGCTGCTCCATGACCAATATGGATGCGCTGTCCATTCCCGCTGGCGGCGGTGTGGATACCACGGCGTTGATCGTGGGTGATTTTTCCAACGGCAATGACGGCATTATTTTGAAAGACGCCACGGATCTTGCTGCCATCAAGGGCCAGAGCGTCAATCTGGTGGAACTGTCGGTGTCGCATTATCTGCTGGCACGTGCTCTCGATACGGTGGGCCTTTCGGAGCGGGACCTGACCGTCGTCAACACCTCTGACGCTGACATGATTGCCGCCTATGCTACGGATGATGTGACAGCAATTGTGACATGGAACCCGCTTCTGTCTGAAATTGAAGCGCAGGCCAATGCGACCAAGGTCTTTGACAGTGCCGGAATTTCCGGTGAAATCATCGATGTCATGATGGTGAATACCAAGACGCTGGCGGACAATCCTGCATTCGGCAAGGCGTTGACTGGTGCCTGGTACGAAGTCATGGCACTGATTGCGTCCGACAGCGACGAAGGTAAAGCTGCTCGCGAGAGCATGGCTGTTGCCTCCGGAACGGATCTGGCCGGATATGATGCGCAATTGGCAACCACAGAGATGTTCTTTGCACCAGCGGATGCGGTGAGTTTCACCCAATCCACCGACTTGCCCGACACGATGAAATTCGTGGCCGAGTTCCTGTTTGACAAAGGCATCCTTGGTGAAGGCGCGCCGAGCGCTGAATTTGTTGGTGTGGCCTTTCCTGATGGATCGGTTTTTGGCGATGGGGACAATGTGAAGCTGCGCTTTGACACCAGTTACATGCAAATGGCCGCCGATGGCGCGCTTTAG
- the uxuA gene encoding mannonate dehydratase, translating into MLQTWRWFGPADPITIDDMLQVGVEGVVTALYHLTPGNVWSVAEIEKRQSAIATRRNGNASDLLWEVVESLPVSESIKTQTGDYKIHIENYRQSMRNLAACGMQTICYNFMPILDWTRTDLRAPMPHGGTAMRFDLLEFATFELFILEREGADEDYPAEFVARAAQLFKTLDDGQKTALQNNIVAGLPGANDNWTLDDIRALLQTYQGISAEQFRDNLTDFLAEVVPLAEELGLRLCCHADDPPFSLLGLPRIMSTEADYAHVMSTVDSPANGITFCTGSLGVTEGFDGAGFVERLGSHIHFVHLRNTRRTGPSVTGRSSFYEAAHLEGNTDMVSVVKALMREQVARKAAGRADWQIPMRPDHGQEILHDIGAGGMPGYPLLGRMRGLAELRGIMAACASPEK; encoded by the coding sequence ATGCTGCAAACCTGGCGCTGGTTTGGTCCTGCGGACCCGATTACGATTGATGATATGCTGCAAGTTGGTGTGGAGGGCGTTGTAACGGCACTTTACCACCTGACGCCTGGAAATGTCTGGTCGGTTGCGGAAATTGAGAAGCGCCAGAGCGCCATTGCGACGCGGCGCAACGGGAATGCTTCCGACTTGCTGTGGGAGGTGGTGGAGAGCCTTCCGGTGTCTGAATCCATCAAGACACAAACCGGCGACTACAAAATCCATATTGAGAATTATCGCCAATCGATGCGCAATCTGGCCGCGTGCGGGATGCAAACAATCTGTTACAATTTCATGCCGATCCTCGATTGGACCCGCACAGATTTGCGTGCACCAATGCCTCATGGCGGTACGGCGATGCGCTTCGACCTTCTGGAATTTGCAACCTTTGAGCTGTTCATTCTGGAACGTGAAGGGGCTGATGAGGACTATCCCGCAGAATTTGTGGCGCGCGCTGCCCAATTGTTCAAAACCTTGGATGATGGTCAGAAAACTGCATTGCAGAACAATATTGTTGCCGGTTTGCCGGGAGCCAATGACAATTGGACCTTGGACGATATCCGCGCTTTGCTACAAACCTATCAGGGGATTTCAGCGGAACAATTTCGCGATAATCTGACAGATTTTCTGGCCGAGGTGGTGCCGCTGGCCGAAGAGCTTGGCTTGCGTCTTTGTTGCCACGCTGATGATCCGCCGTTTTCTCTGCTCGGTCTGCCCCGCATCATGTCAACCGAGGCAGATTATGCTCATGTGATGTCGACTGTGGACAGTCCGGCCAATGGCATTACTTTTTGCACCGGCTCGCTGGGTGTCACTGAGGGTTTTGACGGTGCCGGGTTTGTCGAGCGGCTTGGCAGCCACATTCATTTCGTCCATTTGCGCAATACACGTCGGACAGGCCCGAGTGTTACCGGACGCAGCAGCTTTTACGAAGCGGCCCATCTTGAAGGCAATACAGATATGGTCTCCGTGGTTAAGGCGTTGATGCGTGAGCAGGTGGCCCGCAAGGCGGCAGGCCGTGCCGACTGGCAAATTCCGATGCGTCCAGATCACGGGCAGGAGATTCTGCACGATATTGGTGCAGGTGGGATGCCGGGTTATCCGCTGTTAGGGCGGATGCGCGGTCTGGCGGAATTGCGCGGTATTATGGCGGCCTGTGCGTCGCCTGAAAAATAA
- the uxaC gene encoding glucuronate isomerase, whose amino-acid sequence MTNAPMGTIHLTAQADTIYQHIRDIPIVSPHGHCDPSWFAKNTAFSDPAELLIIPDHYVFRMLYSQGVPLESLGLGTPAEDRDPRRIFKIFAEHWNRFLGTPSRQWLEHTFVNVFGLTEPLTPKTADHYYDLIDAKLKTPEFRPRALFESFGLEVLATTDGALDTLTHHAAIQNSDWQGRIIPTFRPDTVLNPASPDFIPHMHQLAEMTGEDTASFQNYLSALRQCRAAFKAAGATATDHAITEIYTEQISDADMQALLQKALNAPLDHAESTLFYGRMLIEMAQMSIDDGLVMQIHAGSYRSTNRALFKSFGNDMGADIPIAVDWVRGLAPLLNKVGNNPDLTIILFTLDETTYARELAPMAGHWPCLRLGPPWWFHDSLNGIARYFDAVVETAGYWNLAGFNDDTRAFLSIPARHDLWRRGVATHLGTQISRGLFGKSDALEIARLLTRDLAIDAYRLRGV is encoded by the coding sequence ATGACGAACGCACCCATGGGCACGATCCATTTAACAGCTCAAGCTGACACCATCTACCAGCACATTCGTGACATACCGATTGTATCTCCGCACGGCCATTGTGATCCGTCCTGGTTTGCCAAGAACACGGCGTTTAGCGACCCGGCTGAACTGCTGATTATTCCGGATCATTACGTGTTTCGCATGCTGTACAGTCAGGGCGTTCCGCTTGAAAGCCTTGGGCTTGGAACACCTGCAGAAGACCGCGATCCAAGGAGAATTTTCAAGATCTTTGCGGAACACTGGAACCGTTTTCTGGGCACGCCCAGCCGGCAATGGCTCGAGCATACATTTGTCAATGTGTTTGGCCTGACAGAACCACTGACGCCAAAAACTGCAGATCACTACTATGATCTGATCGACGCCAAACTGAAAACGCCGGAATTCCGGCCAAGAGCCCTGTTCGAAAGCTTTGGCCTTGAGGTGCTGGCCACCACCGATGGCGCACTGGATACGCTTACCCACCACGCGGCCATCCAAAACAGCGACTGGCAGGGCCGTATTATTCCGACCTTCCGCCCAGATACAGTTCTCAACCCGGCATCGCCGGACTTTATCCCCCATATGCACCAATTGGCTGAAATGACGGGAGAAGACACAGCGTCCTTCCAAAACTACCTGAGCGCATTGCGCCAATGCAGAGCAGCCTTCAAAGCAGCCGGCGCAACCGCCACTGATCACGCCATCACCGAAATCTACACGGAACAAATATCTGATGCAGACATGCAGGCCTTACTGCAAAAAGCCCTGAACGCGCCTCTGGATCACGCCGAGTCCACGCTGTTTTACGGCCGGATGCTGATCGAAATGGCGCAGATGTCGATTGATGATGGCCTTGTCATGCAGATTCATGCGGGCAGCTACCGTTCGACAAATCGGGCCCTGTTCAAAAGCTTCGGAAATGATATGGGCGCGGATATTCCAATCGCCGTCGATTGGGTGCGCGGCCTGGCGCCCCTGCTCAACAAAGTTGGCAACAATCCCGATCTGACCATTATTCTGTTCACGCTGGACGAGACAACCTATGCCCGCGAACTGGCCCCGATGGCTGGTCACTGGCCATGCCTGCGTCTTGGACCGCCCTGGTGGTTCCATGACAGCCTCAACGGCATCGCACGTTACTTCGATGCGGTGGTCGAGACTGCGGGCTATTGGAATCTCGCCGGTTTCAACGATGACACACGGGCATTTTTGTCCATTCCGGCACGTCATGATTTATGGCGGCGCGGCGTTGCCACGCATCTGGGTACACAAATCTCCCGCGGCCTGTTTGGAAAGTCAGATGCTTTGGAAATCGCGCGGCTTCTGACACGCGATTTGGCGATCGATGCTTACCGCCTGAGGGGTGTATGA
- a CDS encoding mannitol dehydrogenase family protein, translated as MKRILHLGPGNFFRAHQAWYTHHANAHGNETWQITGVSLKSSTARDNLAPQDCDYTLVINSVADTDYQRITVIDRILVGPENPQAIIDLIADPATVIVSLTVTEKGYHIDAKTGHLNTGNPDIAAEMSDGQPRTAIGFLAFGLQQRQQQNADPITIISCDNLSDNGATLKKLVQEFDQEASVGLADWLKKSVTFPGTMVDRITPATTDSLRQEVHQKTGWADASPVATELFSEWIIEDNFAAARPAWDQAGAQFVDDVSPFEQRKLRLLNGTHSFLAYAGLYTGHTYVHEAIADALLRKAVEDLMLEATATLPAAMHSDAADYCTELIERFANPALKHELAQIAGDGSQKLPVRILSTITDRDSKGIPSPRAFDAIAYWLVFIHQRSAAGADINDPLAKRFAEIQQSSDDRRSRLSAILQTLSPDASLDQDRILDRAETLLDA; from the coding sequence ATGAAGCGCATTCTGCATCTCGGCCCCGGTAACTTTTTTCGCGCCCATCAAGCCTGGTATACGCACCACGCCAACGCTCACGGGAACGAGACCTGGCAAATCACGGGTGTTTCCCTGAAAAGCAGCACAGCAAGAGACAACCTTGCGCCGCAGGACTGTGATTATACGCTGGTCATTAACAGTGTTGCGGACACAGACTATCAACGCATTACCGTCATCGACAGAATTCTGGTTGGCCCAGAAAATCCGCAAGCAATCATTGATCTGATTGCTGATCCGGCAACAGTAATCGTCAGCCTGACAGTCACCGAAAAGGGCTATCACATAGATGCCAAAACCGGCCATCTCAACACGGGCAATCCTGATATTGCAGCTGAAATGTCCGACGGCCAGCCCCGCACGGCGATTGGCTTTCTGGCGTTTGGACTGCAACAACGACAGCAGCAAAATGCAGATCCGATAACAATTATCAGCTGTGATAATCTGTCCGACAATGGCGCGACTTTAAAAAAGCTGGTGCAGGAATTCGACCAGGAGGCCAGTGTTGGCCTTGCAGATTGGCTGAAAAAATCAGTCACCTTTCCTGGCACCATGGTCGACCGCATCACGCCTGCAACCACGGATTCACTGCGCCAGGAGGTTCATCAGAAAACCGGCTGGGCAGATGCCTCACCGGTTGCGACCGAGCTGTTTTCAGAATGGATAATTGAAGATAATTTCGCTGCAGCACGGCCTGCCTGGGATCAGGCGGGCGCGCAGTTTGTGGATGATGTTTCCCCTTTCGAGCAAAGAAAGCTGCGGCTGTTGAACGGAACCCATTCATTCCTCGCCTATGCCGGCCTTTACACCGGCCATACCTATGTTCATGAGGCGATTGCCGACGCTTTGCTGCGGAAAGCTGTTGAAGATCTGATGCTGGAGGCAACCGCCACATTGCCCGCAGCCATGCATTCGGATGCCGCTGACTATTGCACAGAATTGATTGAGCGTTTTGCCAACCCGGCTTTGAAGCATGAGCTGGCACAGATCGCCGGTGATGGCAGCCAGAAACTGCCAGTCCGAATCCTGTCGACGATTACCGACCGGGACAGCAAAGGCATACCTTCCCCGCGTGCTTTTGATGCAATCGCCTATTGGCTGGTTTTTATTCATCAACGCAGTGCAGCTGGCGCGGATATAAACGATCCGCTGGCAAAGCGCTTTGCTGAAATCCAGCAATCCTCTGACGATAGACGTAGCAGGCTCAGCGCCATTCTTCAAACATTATCACCTGACGCCAGTCTTGATCAGGACAGGATTCTGGACAGGGCAGAGACACTTCTGGACGCCTGA
- the nagA gene encoding N-acetylglucosamine-6-phosphate deacetylase, which translates to MSQIDAYSGATIFDGEQRHENAVLLVQAGSVLGIVSEENIPPDCTQHILAGGLLAPGFVDLQVNGGGGVLLNDRPDLDAIKTICAAHAPFGTTSLLPTLITDTPAIRDTAIEAGIAAGKAAVPGFLGLHLEGPHLSVARKGAHDPNLIRPMTEDDLATIKLARQSLPFLMTTIAPESVTNAQIATLKAAGILVSLGHSDVSFETATAAAIAGAGAVTHLFNAMSPLGHREPGLVGAALRTESLFVGLIADGFHVHPAAIATALAAKRGPGRMFLVTDAMSTIGTDQQSFTLNGRTIRRDGGKLVLEDGTLAGADLDMISAIRFMVTSVGVTLDEALRMASLYPAMCLGAHTTLGHLKAGAAADMVHLDQTLEIKSVWRGGQKL; encoded by the coding sequence ATGAGCCAGATCGACGCCTATTCAGGAGCCACCATATTTGATGGCGAACAGCGCCATGAAAATGCAGTGCTGCTGGTGCAGGCTGGCAGCGTTCTGGGCATTGTATCAGAAGAGAACATCCCACCTGATTGCACCCAGCATATTCTGGCTGGCGGTCTGCTCGCACCCGGCTTTGTCGATCTGCAGGTGAATGGCGGTGGCGGTGTTTTGCTCAATGACCGGCCCGATCTCGACGCCATCAAGACCATTTGCGCCGCCCACGCGCCTTTTGGCACAACATCCCTTTTGCCAACCCTGATTACCGACACACCCGCAATACGAGACACCGCCATTGAGGCCGGCATCGCAGCTGGGAAAGCTGCAGTGCCCGGATTTCTGGGATTGCATCTGGAAGGGCCGCATTTATCAGTAGCACGCAAGGGCGCTCACGATCCCAACCTGATCAGGCCAATGACTGAGGATGATCTGGCGACAATCAAACTGGCCAGACAGTCCCTGCCCTTTCTGATGACCACAATCGCACCGGAATCCGTCACCAATGCACAAATCGCAACTTTGAAAGCAGCCGGTATTCTCGTCAGCCTCGGCCATTCTGATGTCAGTTTTGAAACCGCAACCGCTGCCGCCATTGCCGGTGCGGGGGCCGTGACGCATCTCTTTAATGCCATGAGCCCGCTCGGCCACCGGGAACCCGGACTGGTGGGCGCGGCACTTCGCACAGAAAGTCTGTTCGTCGGACTGATCGCCGATGGCTTTCATGTCCATCCAGCAGCCATCGCAACTGCGCTTGCAGCCAAACGCGGACCGGGCCGGATGTTCCTGGTAACTGACGCCATGTCGACCATTGGCACCGATCAACAATCCTTCACCCTGAACGGCCGCACAATCCGCCGCGATGGCGGAAAACTTGTACTGGAAGACGGCACATTGGCCGGCGCTGATCTGGATATGATTTCCGCCATTCGCTTCATGGTGACATCTGTCGGTGTTACTTTGGATGAGGCGCTGCGTATGGCCTCGCTTTATCCGGCCATGTGTCTGGGCGCCCATACCACCCTTGGCCATCTCAAAGCCGGGGCGGCAGCGGATATGGTCCATCTTGACCAAACGCTTGAAATCAAATCCGTGTGGCGCGGTGGGCAGAAATTATAG